A window of Malania oleifera isolate guangnan ecotype guangnan chromosome 5, ASM2987363v1, whole genome shotgun sequence contains these coding sequences:
- the LOC131156496 gene encoding AAA-ATPase At3g50940-like isoform X1 — MLLPTTIQVPSAKSAITTAASLAASAVLLRSIAGDLVPHEIQHLFLSKLRALLASFSPEVTLVIEEFHGFGLNHLFAAAETYLGTKLSPSTSTQRFRASLAPNDHNVSVSLDRNDAIVDNFKGIPLKWRLVSKQIPTKFVSNPSDYSCNAYSEIRYFELNFHKKHRDTILNAYLRHITEESKAAKEEKKTLKLFTLKYDRMRPRRGSPWQSVNLDHPATFETVAMEAEMKRKVVEDLERFVRRKDYYRKVGKAWKRGYMLFGPPGTGKSSLVAAMANYLNFDVYDLELTDLRCNSDLRRLLISTANRSILVVEDIDCSIEFHNRREKEKDLNPFRRSNRGSQVTLSGLLNFIDGLWSSCGDERIIVFTTNHKEKLDPALLRPGRMDVHVHMSYCTPSDFKMLASNYLGITDHPSFSHLLHLMQTKKVSPAEVGEQLMKSDDPEVALRGLVYFLEEKKESEESKGGDEKPGTAREEEEKGVAEKEGGVNGEREGEAREGE, encoded by the exons ATGCTCCTCCCCACAACCATCCAAGTGCCGTCGGCCAAATCCGCCATCACCACCGCGGCATCCCTCGCCGCCTCCGCCGTGCTCCTCCGCTCCATCGCCGGAGACCTCGTCCCCCACGAGATACAGCACCTCTTCCTCTCCAAGCTCCGCGCCCTCCTCGCCTCCTTCTCCCCGGAGGTCACCCTCGTTATCGAAGAGTTCCACGGTTTCGGCCTCAATCACCTCTTCGCCGCCGCCGAGACCTATCTCGGCACCAAACTCTCCCCCTCCACATCCACTCAGCGATTCAGAGCTTCCCTCGCCCCAAACGACCACAACGTCAGCGTCTCATTGGACCGCAACGACGCAATCGTCGACAATTTCAAGGGGATTCCCCTCAAATGGCGACTGGTTTCCAAACAGATCCCCACCAAATTCGTTAGCAACCCTAGTGATTACTCCTGCAACGCTTATTCCGAGATCCGCTACTTCGAACTGAACTTCCACAAGAAGCACAGAGACACGATTCTGAACGCCTATTTGCGGCACATAACAGAGGAATCGAAGGCCGCGAAAGAGGAGAAGAAGACTCTGAAGCTATTCACCCTAAAATACGATCGGATGCGGCCGAGGCGGGGGAGCCCGTGGCAATCGGTGAATCTGGACCATCCGGCGACGTTCGAGACGGTGGCGATGGAGGCGGAGATGAAGAGGAAGGTGGTGGAGGATCTGGAGAGGTTCGTGAGGAGGAAGGATTACTACAGGAAGGTAGGGAAGGCGTGGAAGAGGGGGTATATGCTGTTCGGGCCGCCGGGGACGGGGAAGTCGAGCTTGGTGGCGGCGATGGCGAACTACCTGAACTTCGATGTGTATGATCTGGAGCTGACGGATCTCCGTTGCAATTCCGATCTGAGGAGGTTGCTGATTTCGACGGCGAATCGGTCGATTCTGGTGGTGGAGGACATCGATTGCTCGATTGAGTTCCATAAtcggagagagaaagaaaaggatttgaatcCCTTTCGTCGCTCCAATCGAGGATCACAG GTGACACTATCAGGGCTGCTAAATTTCATAGACGGGCTGTGGTCGAGCTGCGGCGACGAGCGGATTATAGTGTTCACGACGAACCACAAGGAGAAGCTAGACCCGGCTTTGCTGCGCCCGGGCCGCATGGACGTGCACGTCCACATGTCCTACTGCACCCCCTCGGACTTCAAAATGCTGGCCTCCAACTACCTTGGCATCACAGACCACCCCTCCTTCTCCCACCTCCTGCACCTGATGCAGACCAAGAAGGTGAGTCCTGCAGAGGTAGGGGAGCAGCTGATGAAGAGCGATGACCCCGAAGTTGCTCTCCGGGGCCTGGTTTACTTTCTCGAGGAGAAGAAAGAAAGCGAAGAGTCGAAAGGGGGCGATGAGAAACCAGGAACGgcaagagaggaagaagagaagggtgTGGCGGAGAaagaagggggggtgaatggtGAAAGAGAGGGTGAAGCAAGAGAAGGAGAGTAA
- the LOC131156496 gene encoding protein HYPER-SENSITIVITY-RELATED 4-like isoform X2, with protein MLLPTTIQVPSAKSAITTAASLAASAVLLRSIAGDLVPHEIQHLFLSKLRALLASFSPEVTLVIEEFHGFGLNHLFAAAETYLGTKLSPSTSTQRFRASLAPNDHNVSVSLDRNDAIVDNFKGIPLKWRLVSKQIPTKFVSNPSDYSCNAYSEIRYFELNFHKKHRDTILNAYLRHITEESKAAKEEKKTLKLFTLKYDRMRPRRGSPWQSVNLDHPATFETVAMEAEMKRKVVEDLERFVRRKDYYRKVGKAWKRGYMLFGPPGTGKSSLVAAMANYLNFDVYDLELTDLRCNSDLRRLLISTANRSILVVEDIDCSIEFHNRREKEKDLNPFRRSNRGSQAQSDTIRAAKFHRRAVVELRRRADYSVHDEPQGEARPGFAAPGPHGRARPHVLLHPLGLQNAGLQLPWHHRPPLLLPPPAPDADQEGESCRGRGAADEER; from the exons ATGCTCCTCCCCACAACCATCCAAGTGCCGTCGGCCAAATCCGCCATCACCACCGCGGCATCCCTCGCCGCCTCCGCCGTGCTCCTCCGCTCCATCGCCGGAGACCTCGTCCCCCACGAGATACAGCACCTCTTCCTCTCCAAGCTCCGCGCCCTCCTCGCCTCCTTCTCCCCGGAGGTCACCCTCGTTATCGAAGAGTTCCACGGTTTCGGCCTCAATCACCTCTTCGCCGCCGCCGAGACCTATCTCGGCACCAAACTCTCCCCCTCCACATCCACTCAGCGATTCAGAGCTTCCCTCGCCCCAAACGACCACAACGTCAGCGTCTCATTGGACCGCAACGACGCAATCGTCGACAATTTCAAGGGGATTCCCCTCAAATGGCGACTGGTTTCCAAACAGATCCCCACCAAATTCGTTAGCAACCCTAGTGATTACTCCTGCAACGCTTATTCCGAGATCCGCTACTTCGAACTGAACTTCCACAAGAAGCACAGAGACACGATTCTGAACGCCTATTTGCGGCACATAACAGAGGAATCGAAGGCCGCGAAAGAGGAGAAGAAGACTCTGAAGCTATTCACCCTAAAATACGATCGGATGCGGCCGAGGCGGGGGAGCCCGTGGCAATCGGTGAATCTGGACCATCCGGCGACGTTCGAGACGGTGGCGATGGAGGCGGAGATGAAGAGGAAGGTGGTGGAGGATCTGGAGAGGTTCGTGAGGAGGAAGGATTACTACAGGAAGGTAGGGAAGGCGTGGAAGAGGGGGTATATGCTGTTCGGGCCGCCGGGGACGGGGAAGTCGAGCTTGGTGGCGGCGATGGCGAACTACCTGAACTTCGATGTGTATGATCTGGAGCTGACGGATCTCCGTTGCAATTCCGATCTGAGGAGGTTGCTGATTTCGACGGCGAATCGGTCGATTCTGGTGGTGGAGGACATCGATTGCTCGATTGAGTTCCATAAtcggagagagaaagaaaaggatttgaatcCCTTTCGTCGCTCCAATCGAGGATCACAGGCACAGA GTGACACTATCAGGGCTGCTAAATTTCATAGACGGGCTGTGGTCGAGCTGCGGCGACGAGCGGATTATAGTGTTCACGACGAACCACAAGGAGAAGCTAGACCCGGCTTTGCTGCGCCCGGGCCGCATGGACGTGCACGTCCACATGTCCTACTGCACCCCCTCGGACTTCAAAATGCTGGCCTCCAACTACCTTGGCATCACAGACCACCCCTCCTTCTCCCACCTCCTGCACCTGATGCAGACCAAGAAGGTGAGTCCTGCAGAGGTAGGGGAGCAGCTGATGAAGAGCGATGA